The following coding sequences lie in one Flavobacterium sp. 20NA77.7 genomic window:
- a CDS encoding DUF6787 family protein produces MSKFKELKSRWNIKSNFQFFIIFCVFAITGSTAAVIAKPILGVIGITKESVSLWVYYPLYILIIYPFYKILLLFYGALFGQLPFFWNIAKKLFLKMGFKFLVVFIEKNTKLGQ; encoded by the coding sequence ATGTCAAAATTTAAGGAATTAAAATCACGCTGGAATATTAAAAGTAATTTTCAGTTTTTTATCATTTTTTGCGTTTTTGCAATTACAGGTTCGACTGCAGCCGTGATTGCAAAACCTATTTTGGGAGTTATTGGCATTACAAAAGAAAGTGTTTCATTATGGGTGTATTACCCCTTATATATCTTAATTATATATCCATTCTACAAAATTCTTTTATTATTTTACGGAGCCCTATTTGGTCAACTACCTTTTTTTTGGAACATTGCAAAAAAATTATTCCTAAAAATGGGTTTCAAATTTTTAGTTGTTTTTATTGAGAAAAACACAAAACTGGGACAGTAA